CATACTAACCACATGAGAACTAGACGAGATACAGAAAAAGTTGTTAATACACGAACGATCATTGATAAAGATGGTCACAGACGTCAAGTAGTTTCGATGGTGAGTAATCtgtcaatttaaaaaatactattatCTTGGAGATATAATAAACACTTACGAactaacattaaatattatagaattgtAAGGCTGGGACTGCAAAATGCTTTGATATTACATGctttatatacaatttgcAACGAAAACAGGAGGCAATTATTACTGTTAAAGCAAggtaatgtttaatattttttacttatacaaacatattttttaaatgaattctttatttgctaaattaactttttcataTGTTTAGATTGTGGAATTCTACTCTTGTAGAAGATTATCCAAAAGTAGATGAAGTAAAAATTGGTTCTAATGCAAAAATTGTTATACCACCAAATGTTGTAATACaacaagaaaatttaaaagatgatTATGCAATTGTaagtataattgtaattatacttTAATGTCATGTATTCGGCATTTTTAacttcataattatattttaatatctaggctgaaataattgtatatcCAAATCTTCTTGATCACCAAGATGGTGAACCAGTACCAATATGGATAATCATAATAGCTGTTGCAGCAGGTTTGTTATTATTTGTCTTAATTACTTTGGTTCTTCGAAAACTCGGGTTCTTTAAAAGACGGCGGCCAGATCCTACTCTGTCAGGAAACCTCGAAAAACATAGAGAAGATAATCCAGAAAGTGAGGCATTATTTAAGCGCTAAACATTTATAACAGAAACATCACAGATTATTGATTGATATATACTATCTTATATACTTACATTTAAAGTACTTACAATGAAAATTACagcaaaaattaattctttaaataacaaggagaagaagaagtagaTTAATGCAAAACATTTGGTATCCATATTGTGATATATTGACTTATTTAtccatataatttttttagaaaagcacaaaaatttataatgttttatatgtaCTTACTATCTATTTAATAACTACATCAGtagttatatttttcaataatatttggGCTATtgactttttataaatctttttttaactatatacttttaccaaaaatctttatgaaattattcaaaatattaaaatcgtaagaacattaaaaagtataaaggTTACTTTGCGacaataatgttatttaatttgcacATTTATACAAACGCACAACTGAAGTatacaagaaaaaaatatgtaagaaaactatacaatttaattctaaattttatacaattttacattCATATAATGAAACGATATCTGTTACAACTAAATAGAAACATGgtataaaattactttcaattttaGATATGAAAGatgcatttatttaatattaaatatttctgtaagCTATACAGAAGTTAtttgatacattttataataagaCTGACTTTATATAAAATGCACTTTTTGTTTTGcaaaatttgtacaatttcttttttattaaaaaattgacaatTGCAAACTAAAAAAGTcataataaatgcaaacttgccattaattttgtaacataAGATTATTAGAACAAAAATCCTTAACTCTAGAGTTCAATGCTAATGAAAAAATCACACTAACATTGTCTTTACACTGTGACTTAAAATATAtgagtaatatatttaattatattacatttacataagaaagattaaattgtttaatcttatttataatataaaaatttttaaaggtTTTAATTTGTACCCATAATGGGAACTTATTTCTTTGGAAGTAGtgtacaaaattattaggtacatcattacatttttatattaattgtcagtaatatacatatgcatatgtacTATCGAAGATAAAGAATGTTTAATGTAACGTGcctttaaaatattgtatacatCTTATtgattgttatattatatgtatactacTTGTTACATATTAAGgtatacgaataatttaaatgtataccAGGTACTTAGAACCTATTGTTCTATCAATTGGTCAatagtttaattaatataaacattatgcaattatatctttatattacaACACATTCCCCAAAGTATTTATACGTTTTCCtgtattaagtaataaatgCAATGAGCTCTGGCAGTATTATGTCAGAACTAATACCTTGCTCTAAATTCATATGTTAACACTAAAATGTCtaatatttagtattaattatattgcCAATGACAGCTAATCCTGCCatgttatacattaatatttacaaaaacaagaaatagATTGAAGAAATGTGTTCAATGATCTTTTAACAGGTAATCATTCATATCaatctaaaaaaaatttgtattacaaattcattgtatttataattatattttaaatttcactttattataaattataacttggagatatatatatatatatatatatatatatatatatatatatatatatgcgcgtgtgtgtatgtataaacAATATCTtcaaaaaaagtaataaaatatatatactactgATATATTAAGTAGTACATGAAGGAGATATATTTctgttttgtaaatttcatttaatgttaataaaaaatagtattttataattaacaaaaaaatacggagtaatatttaatattttgtaaagtaacaatgaaataacattttagtacctcaaaagaaatatatgactTATAATGACATTACTAATGTATATGATAATCaatatctaatattaatttattataacatttattcaaataagaACAATCTGCCATCATGAacctaaaaattttatataaaaatatattcagaaTGTATTAACATTGtactaaataaattatactgaCCTATACAACAAAATTGTAAGAGGAACTGTGCTGGCATGCCACAAAGAATGAGCATCAAATATCCAAAAGATTGGTGCAAAATCTGCTACTTCTAATATAGTAACAAAAActgttaatatattaaacCAACCAATTAgataaatataagataaatttttgcGATTACGGTGCCACCATATCATTGTTATAACAAATGTTAAAAAACCTGTAACATTATGACGATTagtcataatttttaattaaaaaacgtCCGATTATTGAAGGAAATACAAATACTTCATTAAATTACCTATaactatattaaatttcatattatagcCATAATTAATGTAACCAGACCATAAGTGGGATAAATGTGAATATAGAATGCTAAGGTATCCACATGTAATCACAATAAATAACCTGTTGTTTTTATAAGTTATTCTAAAATGTATAAAGAGATAtctttaaaatgtttttattaatattctattctatCTAACAATGGTATAAATTACCTTAGTAGCATACAATATAGTAATGTAAGCACGATAATAAATGCACAGGAATAATCCATTACTTCTGTGAATGGAGTATCTCTTGCATGAAAAATAGATGACCAAAACCACCCGTGCATGCATACCTAGAAtcaaatctttttaaatttacataagaaatatttatatttatataaattatataataagggaattatatttatataaataacaaatatataccaGACTAAAATAAGTCCATATGTAAAACATAGGATAAGTACatccatatttttttttaaatttccaatacATAGTAATAtgagtataaaaatttaatatggaaaatatgaCAGAAGCAGGTTCTTGACAGccaaaaatacgaataaatggccactaaaataaaaatcagttgtttataaaatttatattttactctatatttatatgttattattattaaatgtcaTATACCTTTCCATGAAATTGAGGAACTTTTAAACCATGAGATGTAAAATAATCCACTGTCTTCCAAGTACAGCTGTAACTACAATCTTCCTTACAAGACCaaaataataatcttaatGATAAGGAAGGTAATACCTTAAATTCTTCATCTGTAAAATGATCAGTTAACATcggtatgtacatatatatactgtacacataataatacataataatacaaccactaaaaagatattttttttattgttatcttAACTTTATAGTTGGAAAATACTAGATTTGtgtaaataacattataaatcataattttttaaagtttttatcaaaatttactATGTCACAGTTTTTCCCTGATACATTATTGAAAATACGTACTATTATCGCAATTATCATTATGACATTTTTCAAGGCACCAATTGTAAAATTGAGATCTATCACCTATCGAACCATCTATACTTTTTACTAAAAACATTTGAAATGCCAAAATTgacaaacattttaatttcgacATATTCTCTGTATGCCGGCCGCAGTCGTATACTAACTTAATTACACAGATCTGACAACTCCCATGGTGGGGATAAGGTTGTAAAGTGTAAGGTGTACTTTGCAAATCGGCCGCTAGCCATAGAGCGCTGTAATCTAATAGGAAAggtgttgctgctgctgctgctgaaGTACTAACAATTCAGTGTgataaatgtaaatagaaaattattgtcTATCTATTGCCTGTGCTGATATTCATATAGTTTATTACTAATCGAATCCGTTAATTTCGGTTTAACTATGGATTTTTTGTAGGTTAGATTACATTCATTAAACAATTCTGATAGTACCCAGTTAAAACAGTGTATAGAACAAGAATCCGTTTAACCTAATAAGTTTTGTAAACTTATTTTAGATCacatgtttatatatatatttttgttttttttattaatctatCAAAAGTAAAGTGTATGTTCACAATTGTAATCGGTAAATAAGATTTTGCCAGTAATGTATTCCTCTTTGATGGTGCATTATGTGTGTAAGATAGTGAAAAAAGTGAATCATAAATTGAACTGTTCACTTTgatgaaaacattttattttcaaatttgattttattggtatgtattttattttttcatattttcttaatcatgcgtaataatgttaaaaatgtacataataattttatttatcggaTATGACAGCTACATATGTATAGTGGCAAATAATAGAGCAAATGAATATTAGCTGAtgatttaattcattttattggCTATTCAATTTAACAACAGTATCTATTCATTTTTAACTCTTTTCTTAGATCTTTCAcgtaaagattaaaaaatattgtagttacttatttattcttatcaattgttatcaattattttgattttgatgTTTTTGAATTTggatatatttgaaaatggtattgattaatcattttaattatactcttatatatttatttatttggaatGTTATTTTACAGAAGAAATGGAATCAGAAATTAATACAAAGACATTAATAGATGACAATCATCAGCTTAATAAAATCAGTAcaggtaatattatgtatctgTTACAAGTTATTGCTTGACATAATTTTCACAATGAATTTgcattaaataattgtatcatATTTGAAATCAATGTTTAATCATTGACTTTACAGAACAGGCTGACAGAGAAGATGCAGCAAATACAGAGCTGACAGTAACAAAAGAAGAGTAAGTGATTTGTT
This Bombus pascuorum chromosome 1, iyBomPasc1.1, whole genome shotgun sequence DNA region includes the following protein-coding sequences:
- the LOC132905306 gene encoding post-GPI attachment to proteins factor 3 isoform X1; amino-acid sequence: MSKLKCLSILAFQMFLVKSIDGSIGDRSQFYNWCLEKCHNDNCDNNEEFKVLPSLSLRLLFWSCKEDCSYSCTWKTVDYFTSHGLKVPQFHGKWPFIRIFGCQEPASVIFSILNFYTHITMYWKFKKKYGCTYPMFYIWTYFSLVCMHGWFWSSIFHARDTPFTEVMDYSCAFIIVLTLLYCMLLRITYKNNRLFIVITCGYLSILYSHLSHLWSGYINYGYNMKFNIVIGFLTFVITMIWWHRNRKNLSYIYLIGWFNILTVFVTILEVADFAPIFWIFDAHSLWHASTVPLTILLYRFMMADCSYLNKCYNKLILDIDYHIH
- the LOC132905306 gene encoding post-GPI attachment to proteins factor 3 isoform X2, whose protein sequence is MSKLKCLSILAFQMFLVKSIDGSIGDRSQFYNWCLEKCHNDNCDNNEEFKVLPSLSLRLLFWSCKEDCSYSCTWKTVDYFTSHGLKVPQFHGKVCMHGWFWSSIFHARDTPFTEVMDYSCAFIIVLTLLYCMLLRITYKNNRLFIVITCGYLSILYSHLSHLWSGYINYGYNMKFNIVIGFLTFVITMIWWHRNRKNLSYIYLIGWFNILTVFVTILEVADFAPIFWIFDAHSLWHASTVPLTILLYRFMMADCSYLNKCYNKLILDIDYHIH